Proteins from a genomic interval of Clostridia bacterium:
- a CDS encoding RHS repeat-associated core domain-containing protein, translated as MVSSDANLIRYADEYYEKQIGLYYLRGRYYDPETGRFITEDPVRDGTNWYVYCGNNPVMYVDPSGYIREGGYYTINGVYGYYADPDAAEFGKNSDTYKILVDLGNRWTATSSQSQRDEYHDLAERARKNGRIGTPYMYGQNVIIQTLHNNADIGLKYRKVYDNAYDKNMLVEPYIWFVAIEFTYWNYKYDDTWRLPQAYLNNNNFDNNFDGIDLTLKNVRNWIPWIYFDGKLWSADKFSNMNLGYVGIKMGYDNELLLNFETKDEEGDIYAINYGISLAKRGR; from the coding sequence ATAGTATCGTCCGACGCGAACCTTATCCGCTATGCGGACGAGTATTACGAGAAGCAGATAGGGCTTTATTATCTGCGGGGACGGTATTACGATCCTGAGACAGGCAGGTTTATCACAGAAGACCCCGTGAGGGACGGCACGAACTGGTATGTGTACTGCGGGAATAATCCGGTGATGTACGTCGACCCGAGTGGGTATATACGCGAAGGCGGTTATTATACCATAAACGGTGTTTATGGATACTACGCCGACCCGGATGCGGCTGAGTTTGGCAAAAACTCTGATACATATAAGATACTTGTTGATTTGGGAAACCGGTGGACTGCGACATCTTCACAAAGCCAACGGGATGAATACCACGATCTGGCAGAAAGAGCTCGAAAAAATGGACGAATCGGTACACCATATATGTATGGTCAAAATGTTATAATTCAAACATTACATAACAATGCTGATATTGGACTAAAATATCGAAAAGTTTATGATAATGCTTATGATAAAAACATGTTAGTTGAACCATATATATGGTTCGTTGCTATTGAGTTTACATATTGGAATTATAAATACGATGACACTTGGCGATTGCCGCAAGCATATTTAAACAATAATAATTTTGACAATAATTTTGACGGAATTGATTTAACGCTAAAAAACGTGAGGAACTGGATTCCTTGGATATATTTCGACGGAAAGTTGTGGTCGGCAGATAAGTTTTCTAATATGAACTTAGGTTATGTAGGAATTAAAATGGGATACGATAATGAATTGCTGCTCAATTTTGAGACTAAAGACGAAGAAGGAGACATATATGCAATAAACTACGGAATATCATTAGCAAAGAGAGGCCGATGA